The following are encoded in a window of Lactobacillus panisapium genomic DNA:
- a CDS encoding helix-turn-helix domain-containing protein has product MNRRIYMSYDAIQKYLSFCFLTKHQKISLLDAIFHLYQKSNYSYKLPKNVNSLTMAHDSFSLYQGLQNLTVDVTPIIQKPQQIYKNVSESYFMFAEKDAKILLQFQNELVHFHEHDYFEIDLVLEGETKFFTNNSVCNLQKGGLVIISPGTAHKIEVIERSIVICIVMKKSTFDDSFFNLIKADNILADFFNKCLYSSTENYLTFNVQITKKILQIIQNIFVESYSSLPQSNEICCNLISILLSYALRSLSETNNFKTYNDVHTNNFSKIINTIKMDCDTVKLKELARRYNYDKAYLGKLISKKTGYSFNYLRNYYRIQRSCNLLKYTDDSISSISEQTGFSSVNSFERNFRQLCKLTPSSYRRKYERF; this is encoded by the coding sequence ATGAATCGTCGAATTTATATGTCTTACGATGCAATTCAAAAGTACTTGTCTTTCTGTTTTTTAACAAAACATCAAAAAATTTCTTTGTTAGATGCAATTTTTCATTTATACCAAAAAAGCAATTATTCGTATAAATTGCCTAAAAATGTAAATTCATTAACCATGGCTCATGATAGTTTTTCACTCTATCAAGGCTTGCAAAATTTAACTGTTGATGTAACACCAATTATTCAAAAACCTCAACAGATATACAAAAATGTGTCAGAGTCTTATTTCATGTTTGCAGAAAAAGACGCCAAAATTTTACTACAATTTCAAAATGAATTAGTACACTTTCATGAACATGATTATTTTGAAATAGATCTTGTTTTAGAAGGAGAAACTAAGTTTTTTACTAATAATTCAGTCTGTAACCTACAAAAAGGCGGTTTAGTAATAATTTCCCCTGGTACTGCTCATAAAATAGAAGTCATTGAGAGAAGTATCGTTATCTGTATTGTGATGAAAAAAAGTACTTTTGATGATTCATTTTTTAATTTAATCAAAGCTGATAACATACTGGCGGATTTTTTTAATAAATGTCTTTATAGTTCCACCGAAAATTATTTAACCTTTAACGTTCAAATCACCAAAAAAATATTGCAAATAATTCAAAATATATTTGTTGAATCTTATTCTTCCTTACCACAATCAAATGAAATTTGTTGTAACCTTATTTCTATTTTATTATCCTATGCTCTCAGAAGTTTAAGCGAGACAAATAATTTTAAAACTTATAATGATGTCCATACTAATAACTTTTCCAAAATCATTAATACCATTAAGATGGACTGTGATACCGTCAAATTGAAGGAATTGGCTCGACGATATAACTATGATAAAGCCTACTTAGGAAAGTTAATTTCTAAAAAGACCGGTTATTCTTTTAATTATTTGCGCAATTATTACCGCATACAAAGAAGTTGTAATTTATTAAAATACACTGATGACAGTATTAGTAGCATCAGCGAACAGACAGGCTTTAGTTCAGTTAACAGTTTCGAAAGAAATTTTCGCCAATTATGCAAGCTCACTCCCAGTTCATATCGCAGAAAGTATGAACGTTTTTAA